In the genome of Halostella limicola, one region contains:
- a CDS encoding DNA-methyltransferase — MEGKQSLREYVPDSCRDLLDKSSIELRSEIPELARDKKRMRDVEEAVKSIPSHHNLYQADSRDLSMVEDESVHLALTSPPYFNLKDYGNASDGQLGEVDEYAQFNQLVDQVWEEVYKKLIPGGRLCIVVGDVLRSRSEHGRHRVLPLHATIQEHATQIGFDNLAPIIWYKIGNASLEAGGNARFLGKPYEPGAVIKNDIEYILLFRKPGGYRSPSVEEKILSVIEADKHQMLFRQIWDDIKGESREQHPAPYPVKLAKRLIRMFSFVGDTVLDPFAGVGTTSIAASRIGRNSVNVEIEEKYIDIAKERLEKEQGSIPHISLNSGKII, encoded by the coding sequence ATGGAAGGAAAACAATCTCTTAGAGAATATGTTCCGGATAGTTGTCGAGATCTATTAGATAAATCGAGTATTGAACTACGATCTGAAATCCCTGAGCTTGCACGTGATAAAAAACGAATGAGAGATGTGGAAGAAGCTGTTAAATCGATCCCGTCTCACCATAATCTCTATCAAGCAGATTCTCGAGATTTGAGTATGGTTGAAGACGAGAGCGTCCACCTTGCCCTCACGAGTCCACCTTATTTTAACCTAAAGGATTACGGAAATGCATCGGATGGACAGTTAGGTGAGGTAGACGAGTACGCTCAATTCAACCAACTTGTAGATCAAGTTTGGGAAGAAGTATATAAGAAACTCATTCCCGGAGGTCGTCTCTGTATCGTTGTGGGTGATGTCCTTCGGTCACGAAGTGAACATGGACGACACCGTGTCCTCCCCCTTCACGCGACAATTCAGGAACATGCCACACAGATAGGATTCGATAACCTTGCCCCGATTATATGGTATAAGATAGGGAATGCTTCTCTTGAAGCAGGAGGAAATGCTCGGTTCCTCGGTAAGCCTTATGAACCGGGTGCAGTAATCAAGAATGATATTGAATATATTTTACTGTTCCGGAAGCCCGGTGGATATCGGTCTCCCTCCGTAGAAGAAAAAATATTGAGTGTTATTGAAGCTGATAAACATCAAATGCTCTTTAGGCAGATATGGGACGATATAAAAGGTGAATCTCGAGAACAACATCCTGCTCCTTATCCAGTGAAACTGGCCAAGCGATTGATTCGTATGTTTTCTTTTGTAGGAGATACCGTTTTAGATCCCTTTGCAGGTGTAGGGACAACAAGCATAGCAGCTTCCCGTATAGGTCGAAATTCAGTCAATGTAGAGATTGAAGAAAAGTACATCGATATTGCAAAAGAAAGACTGGAAAAAGAGCAAGGATCTATTCCCCATATTTCTTTGAATAGTGGGAAAATTATTTAA
- a CDS encoding P1 family peptidase: protein MDEWEKKKATRLFDGLQRNNMGHSSDIVGFSTCAYVVHQYHDRRECHPQTESDDLDPFFQELRQDLDITKEQFESVYGKVAHRVRNNDLKMLRHDKYETDVNSQQTWRSSDNGTMEWL, encoded by the coding sequence ATGGATGAATGGGAGAAAAAGAAAGCAACGAGACTATTTGACGGACTTCAGCGAAATAATATGGGCCACTCATCAGATATTGTTGGGTTCTCCACATGTGCTTACGTTGTACATCAGTACCACGACCGTCGAGAATGTCATCCTCAAACGGAGTCAGATGATCTTGACCCCTTCTTCCAAGAATTAAGACAGGATCTCGACATCACCAAGGAACAGTTTGAAAGTGTGTACGGAAAAGTAGCTCATCGCGTAAGAAATAACGATCTGAAAATGTTGAGGCATGACAAATATGAAACTGATGTTAACTCTCAGCAGACTTGGCGGTCATCAGATAATGGAACTATGGAATGGCTCTGA
- a CDS encoding type I restriction enzyme HsdR N-terminal domain-containing protein translates to MDQDEINEYVQRCKQLIESSPQMDEENTKVKLVQPFLELLGWDLYSTEVALEYTIPMASGSTHVDYALLVGDSPVVFVEAKPIRSTLTDSEVQQLRSYMRQELDVDWGILTNGKSFEVLTKNRHQNGGEEVSVVQFNLDDLADNPGVLELLTKESIRSGKSDEIAEQVAETNRAIRHLKEKENNVTQAVTEAVENEVGHLTIDLEEQAREFVQSLISVLREQRQFVSENTPSEFDEAAGQARNEQDTTVHSSDIVKESHEWQGYVIRFSDGKIIPENGSGAHTLQKRNMGSAVDYLIEEHDLMDTIEIPHFPPRARKNCSINSKPEHPNGEDMRSPYELINGNYLHTSLNTENKKNRVRDLTEKVDLSVEFLGEW, encoded by the coding sequence ATGGATCAGGACGAGATAAACGAGTATGTTCAGCGATGTAAGCAACTTATCGAATCTTCACCGCAAATGGACGAGGAAAATACGAAGGTAAAACTTGTCCAGCCGTTTCTTGAACTTCTTGGTTGGGACCTCTATTCAACTGAAGTCGCATTGGAGTACACTATCCCCATGGCATCGGGAAGTACCCATGTTGATTACGCCCTTCTTGTTGGGGACTCCCCCGTGGTGTTCGTTGAGGCAAAGCCGATCCGATCTACTCTCACCGATAGCGAAGTTCAGCAGTTGCGAAGTTACATGAGACAGGAACTCGACGTAGACTGGGGTATCCTAACCAACGGCAAATCATTTGAGGTCTTGACCAAGAATCGACACCAGAATGGCGGAGAGGAGGTATCCGTCGTACAATTCAACCTTGATGACCTCGCTGATAATCCAGGTGTACTTGAACTACTCACAAAAGAGTCAATTCGATCAGGGAAATCTGACGAGATCGCCGAGCAGGTCGCAGAAACTAACCGAGCCATTCGCCATCTAAAAGAAAAGGAAAACAATGTCACCCAGGCAGTCACTGAAGCTGTAGAAAACGAAGTTGGACACCTTACAATAGATCTCGAAGAACAAGCCCGTGAATTCGTGCAAAGTCTCATCTCAGTCCTTCGTGAACAGCGCCAATTTGTTAGCGAAAACACACCATCAGAATTCGATGAGGCCGCGGGACAAGCACGGAATGAGCAAGATACTACTGTCCATTCGTCAGATATTGTTAAAGAATCTCACGAGTGGCAAGGTTATGTCATTCGATTTTCTGACGGTAAAATAATCCCAGAAAATGGTAGTGGAGCCCACACGCTACAAAAACGGAATATGGGATCAGCAGTTGATTATTTGATAGAAGAACACGATTTAATGGATACCATAGAGATCCCGCATTTTCCACCACGTGCTCGGAAGAATTGCTCTATCAACAGTAAACCAGAACACCCCAATGGGGAGGATATGAGGAGTCCGTATGAACTGATCAACGGAAACTATCTCCACACATCACTTAACACCGAGAATAAGAAGAACCGGGTGAGAGATCTTACAGAGAAAGTAGATCTCTCGGTTGAATTCTTAGGAGAGTGGTAA
- a CDS encoding tyrosine-type recombinase/integrase — protein MSRSMRPQRAVERYLKERKPEVSESTYRNHKYALKRFVEWCDEAGLEDVTELDGFHIHDFKIHRRENGGVNEVTLYNNLCALRVFIRWMQSMDLVEVGLAENMILPNPDDDARNTKIEADTAEAILEYLEKFEYATLRHSLFALLWDTGFRLGTIRAIDLRDYYPKEQYVEIHHRPKTGTPLKNKQNAEREVNLHEWVCEILDDYIAIHREEVKDDEGRKPLLTTRYGRPAGTNLRQNINALTRPCHYSQDCPHNRDEINCEAAQNHDYAQRCPSSVPPHALRRSAITAWLNKGHSKELLSDRMNVSTKTLEKHYDARTKSEKRVLRREAFEMSRD, from the coding sequence ATGAGTCGAAGTATGCGCCCTCAGCGAGCAGTCGAACGGTATCTGAAAGAACGAAAGCCCGAAGTCTCAGAATCCACTTATCGCAATCACAAGTACGCGCTCAAACGCTTTGTGGAGTGGTGCGATGAGGCCGGCCTCGAGGATGTGACCGAACTGGACGGTTTTCACATCCACGATTTTAAGATTCACCGCCGGGAGAACGGTGGGGTCAACGAGGTTACGCTCTACAACAATCTCTGCGCACTCCGAGTTTTCATCCGATGGATGCAATCTATGGATCTTGTAGAGGTGGGGCTTGCAGAGAACATGATTCTCCCTAACCCCGATGACGACGCTCGGAATACTAAGATAGAGGCCGATACTGCCGAGGCAATCCTGGAATATCTGGAGAAATTCGAATATGCTACGCTTCGCCATTCACTATTTGCCTTATTGTGGGATACCGGCTTCCGACTCGGTACAATACGTGCCATTGATCTCCGAGACTACTATCCCAAGGAACAGTATGTGGAGATCCATCACCGGCCGAAGACCGGAACACCACTAAAGAATAAGCAAAACGCTGAACGTGAGGTGAACCTACACGAGTGGGTTTGCGAGATACTGGATGACTACATAGCGATACACCGCGAAGAAGTCAAAGACGATGAGGGACGAAAGCCACTTCTCACGACTCGATACGGTAGGCCTGCCGGAACCAATTTGAGACAAAACATCAACGCACTCACGCGACCTTGTCACTACTCCCAGGATTGTCCTCATAATCGAGACGAAATCAATTGTGAAGCTGCACAGAACCACGATTATGCACAACGATGTCCTTCCTCGGTTCCACCACACGCACTTCGCCGTAGTGCAATCACGGCATGGTTGAACAAAGGACACTCAAAAGAGTTGCTCTCAGACCGGATGAATGTTAGTACGAAAACATTGGAGAAACACTACGATGCACGGACAAAGAGCGAAAAACGCGTTTTGCGCCGTGAAGCCTTTGAGATGAGCAGAGACTAA
- a CDS encoding response regulator: MGIPKHLGDILLVEDNPGDIRLTKEMLEEGGYRGTFHVVTDGTEALDFLHRRGEYADAPRPDTVLLDMHLPRMNGDEVVETVKETDGLDDIPVVLLTGSLKEGADLEADIPEADAYIRKPIGPGEFSDAVQSCEDTGTLGDAE; this comes from the coding sequence ATGGGTATACCAAAGCATCTGGGCGACATACTTTTGGTAGAGGATAACCCGGGCGATATCCGTCTCACGAAGGAGATGCTCGAAGAGGGTGGATACCGGGGCACGTTTCACGTGGTGACGGACGGCACGGAGGCGCTCGATTTCCTCCACCGGCGCGGCGAATACGCCGACGCGCCGCGGCCGGACACCGTCCTGCTCGACATGCACCTCCCCCGGATGAACGGCGACGAGGTAGTCGAAACGGTGAAGGAAACCGACGGACTCGACGACATCCCGGTAGTGCTGCTCACGGGGTCGCTGAAGGAGGGCGCCGACCTCGAAGCGGATATCCCGGAGGCCGACGCCTACATCAGGAAGCCGATCGGACCGGGCGAGTTCTCGGATGCCGTCCAGTCCTGCGAAGACACGGGGACGCTCGGCGACGCCGAGTGA
- a CDS encoding universal stress protein produces MTDRPSILVPVRVLEGESIPEGVPELLANAHVVLLGYHVIPDQTAPGQARMQFEERATQRLDEYETMFEDAGATVEQRLVFTHDGQKTIDRTIAQYDCLAALVPNATGPPDDVLVAVRGAVGIDRLVRAVAGLFADTGTAVTLYHAADADETDDDVRTILDGVVDRLVDLGMDGSAIRTRIERDREPLDAIVDAAEAFDAVVMGESDPSLATFVFGMPAEQVAERFLGPVLVVQREPAAADEEQ; encoded by the coding sequence ATGACAGACCGACCATCGATACTCGTCCCGGTTCGCGTGCTCGAAGGAGAATCGATCCCGGAGGGAGTCCCCGAACTCCTTGCGAACGCCCACGTCGTGCTGCTGGGGTATCACGTCATCCCGGACCAGACCGCTCCGGGACAGGCCCGGATGCAGTTCGAGGAACGGGCGACCCAGCGCCTCGACGAGTACGAGACGATGTTCGAGGACGCGGGGGCGACCGTCGAGCAGCGACTCGTGTTCACCCACGACGGACAGAAGACGATCGACCGGACTATCGCCCAGTACGACTGCCTGGCCGCGCTCGTCCCGAACGCGACGGGACCGCCCGACGACGTGCTCGTCGCCGTCCGCGGCGCGGTCGGGATCGACCGCCTCGTCCGCGCCGTCGCCGGCCTCTTCGCCGACACGGGGACAGCCGTGACGCTGTATCACGCCGCCGATGCGGACGAGACGGACGACGACGTCCGAACCATTCTCGACGGAGTGGTGGACCGCCTGGTCGACCTCGGGATGGACGGATCGGCGATCCGGACGCGGATCGAGCGCGACCGGGAGCCCCTCGACGCGATTGTCGACGCTGCCGAAGCGTTCGACGCCGTCGTCATGGGCGAGTCCGACCCGTCGCTGGCGACGTTCGTGTTCGGAATGCCCGCGGAACAGGTCGCCGAGCGGTTCCTCGGCCCGGTGCTCGTGGTGCAGCGCGAACCTGCTGCCGCCGACGAGGAGCAGTAA
- a CDS encoding APC family permease, producing the protein MVDQGVDAETTGRNVAGETPAEEPEAVTDDVTIHDEGVELERTIGLVGGLAIGIGTMIGAGIFVFPGLAASNAGPAAALSFAIGGVIALLVALPTSELATAMPRSGGGYYFISRGMGTAYGAVVGLGLWLGLVFASAFYLVGLGHYATAVLDEVGVAIPFDPVVGIGLLFGAGLTALSIGGTENTAKLQNGVVGILLLVLTAFLSYGVLDAVGIFGGGSVPEAFFSRGYFPVLTTAALVFTSYLGFAQVATVAGEIKRPGRNLPLAMVGSVLVVTGFYVVTIFVATSAFGAERLGDFGETAMVEVARDFLGFPGAVAILFAGLLATFSSANASILSASRAVYALSRDALLPRKASEINLRYGTPHVALLTAGGPILVLVATGQVELLAEVASFLHLIMYGLICVAMIALRRWDPAWYDPSFRSPGYPLVPAVGALASFGLIAFMRPASIAIGFAVMILSYLWYRYYAGDVTLKGDI; encoded by the coding sequence ATGGTAGACCAGGGCGTCGATGCAGAGACGACGGGTCGGAACGTCGCCGGGGAGACGCCCGCGGAGGAGCCGGAGGCGGTGACCGACGACGTCACCATCCACGACGAGGGCGTCGAACTCGAACGGACGATCGGCCTCGTCGGCGGGTTGGCGATCGGTATCGGTACGATGATCGGCGCGGGTATCTTCGTCTTCCCCGGCCTCGCGGCCAGTAACGCCGGCCCCGCGGCGGCGCTCTCGTTCGCCATCGGCGGCGTGATCGCGTTGCTCGTCGCCCTTCCGACGTCGGAACTCGCCACGGCGATGCCGCGAAGCGGGGGCGGCTACTACTTCATCTCGCGGGGGATGGGCACGGCCTACGGCGCGGTCGTCGGCCTCGGCCTGTGGCTGGGTCTGGTGTTCGCCTCCGCGTTCTACCTCGTCGGGCTGGGCCACTACGCGACCGCCGTTCTCGACGAGGTCGGCGTCGCGATCCCGTTCGACCCGGTCGTCGGGATCGGGCTGTTGTTCGGTGCGGGACTGACGGCGTTGAGCATCGGCGGCACGGAAAACACCGCGAAACTGCAGAACGGAGTGGTGGGGATCCTCCTCCTGGTCCTGACGGCGTTTCTCTCGTACGGCGTCCTCGACGCCGTCGGGATCTTCGGCGGCGGGAGCGTCCCGGAGGCGTTCTTCTCCCGGGGGTACTTCCCGGTGCTGACGACCGCCGCGCTCGTCTTCACCTCGTATCTGGGGTTCGCCCAGGTCGCGACCGTCGCCGGGGAGATCAAGCGACCCGGCCGGAACCTCCCGCTGGCGATGGTCGGGTCGGTGCTCGTCGTCACCGGGTTCTACGTCGTGACGATCTTCGTCGCGACGAGCGCGTTCGGCGCGGAGCGGCTCGGCGACTTCGGGGAGACGGCCATGGTCGAGGTCGCCCGCGACTTCCTCGGGTTCCCCGGCGCGGTCGCGATCCTGTTCGCGGGGCTGCTGGCGACGTTCTCCAGCGCGAACGCGTCGATCCTCAGCGCCTCGCGGGCGGTGTACGCGCTGAGCCGCGACGCCTTGCTCCCGCGGAAGGCGAGCGAGATCAATCTCCGGTACGGAACGCCCCACGTCGCCCTGCTCACCGCTGGCGGCCCGATCCTCGTCCTCGTCGCGACCGGACAGGTCGAACTGCTCGCCGAGGTCGCCTCGTTCCTCCACCTGATCATGTACGGCCTGATCTGCGTCGCGATGATCGCGTTGCGCCGGTGGGACCCGGCCTGGTACGATCCCAGCTTTCGATCGCCCGGCTATCCGCTGGTACCGGCCGTCGGCGCGCTGGCCAGTTTCGGCCTGATAGCGTTCATGCGTCCCGCTTCGATCGCCATCGGGTTCGCAGTCATGATCCTCTCGTACCTGTGGTACCGGTACTACGCCGGCGACGTGACGCTCAAAGGAGACATCTGA
- a CDS encoding class I SAM-dependent methyltransferase: MQETAEHEHSSVSDGSDRIDRRPMSLDEIRGIYADQAKWMARMDWVNRLFTGRYRRRLFWNARGRVLDVACGTGTNRRYLPDAVDYIGVDLSPAMLREAEARFEELERGESLFEMDAAALEFPDDSFDTVVSSLSTCTFPDPDAALGEMARVCKPDGRVLLLEHGRSDVGAIARFQDWRADAHYEKHGCRWNQDPAAVVAGTGLEILSTRSAALGIVTAIEARPGR; this comes from the coding sequence ATGCAAGAGACCGCCGAGCACGAGCACTCCTCCGTCTCCGACGGCTCCGATCGCATCGACCGCCGGCCGATGTCGCTCGACGAGATCCGGGGGATCTACGCCGACCAGGCGAAGTGGATGGCGCGGATGGACTGGGTCAACCGCCTGTTCACCGGGCGATACCGACGCCGCCTCTTCTGGAACGCGCGCGGCCGCGTCCTGGACGTCGCCTGCGGGACCGGGACCAACCGCCGCTATCTCCCCGATGCCGTCGACTACATCGGGGTCGATCTGAGCCCGGCGATGCTCCGGGAGGCCGAAGCGCGCTTCGAGGAACTGGAGCGCGGCGAGTCGCTGTTCGAGATGGACGCCGCGGCGCTCGAGTTCCCCGACGACAGCTTCGACACGGTCGTCTCGTCGCTCTCGACCTGCACGTTCCCGGACCCCGACGCGGCGCTCGGGGAGATGGCGCGGGTCTGCAAGCCCGACGGCCGAGTCCTCCTGCTCGAACACGGCCGGAGCGACGTCGGCGCGATCGCCCGGTTCCAGGACTGGCGGGCCGACGCTCACTACGAGAAGCACGGCTGCCGGTGGAACCAGGACCCGGCCGCCGTCGTCGCGGGGACGGGACTGGAGATCCTCTCGACGCGGTCGGCTGCGCTCGGGATCGTGACGGCGATCGAGGCACGGCCCGGTCGGTGA
- a CDS encoding ornithine cyclodeaminase family protein: MVLILDDGEIGSLLDVGSLLDPVRDALVKQAAGAVERPQRPHFPVGAGLDGDEPHGTALTMPAYVHGEEHYVTKLASVHEENPERGLPAVQAQIVLTEARTGRPAAYMAGTRITNARTGCVGGLAVRALASEPVRLAVIGAGAQARWQTRAIAAAATVEDVRVYSPSDSRFECAADLRDEGIPASAADSAADAVRGATVVVTATTAAEPVFPPDALTAELVIAVGAYDADTRELDAAVLERAATVFAGVPVEAAETGDVLPTDLGPDDLVPLAAALTGEAGDLVVVESVGSAVLDLAAATAVYERAQGAGVGRELSLSGENEGGSANGGGDRDE; this comes from the coding sequence ATGGTCCTGATCCTCGACGACGGCGAGATCGGCTCGCTCCTCGACGTCGGGTCGCTGCTCGATCCGGTGCGGGACGCCCTCGTCAAGCAGGCCGCCGGGGCGGTCGAACGTCCCCAGCGCCCGCACTTCCCGGTCGGCGCGGGGCTTGACGGGGACGAACCGCACGGGACGGCGCTCACGATGCCGGCCTACGTGCACGGCGAGGAGCACTACGTGACGAAACTGGCGAGCGTCCACGAGGAGAACCCGGAGCGGGGTCTCCCCGCCGTGCAGGCCCAGATCGTGCTCACCGAGGCGCGGACGGGCCGTCCGGCGGCGTACATGGCCGGCACGCGAATCACGAACGCCCGGACGGGCTGTGTCGGCGGGCTGGCGGTCCGGGCGCTGGCGTCGGAGCCGGTTCGGCTGGCCGTGATCGGCGCCGGCGCCCAGGCGCGCTGGCAGACGCGCGCTATCGCGGCCGCGGCGACGGTAGAGGACGTGCGGGTCTACTCACCGAGCGACTCGCGGTTCGAGTGCGCCGCCGACCTCCGCGACGAGGGGATCCCGGCGTCGGCGGCCGACTCCGCGGCGGACGCCGTCCGCGGCGCGACCGTCGTGGTGACGGCGACGACCGCGGCGGAACCGGTGTTCCCGCCGGACGCGCTGACCGCCGAACTCGTCATCGCGGTCGGCGCGTACGACGCAGACACGCGGGAGCTCGACGCCGCCGTGCTGGAACGCGCCGCGACGGTGTTCGCGGGCGTGCCGGTGGAGGCGGCCGAGACCGGGGACGTGCTTCCCACGGACCTCGGCCCCGACGACCTCGTGCCGCTCGCGGCCGCGCTGACGGGCGAAGCGGGCGACCTGGTCGTCGTCGAGAGCGTCGGGAGCGCGGTGCTCGATCTGGCGGCCGCGACCGCGGTGTACGAACGGGCGCAGGGGGCGGGCGTCGGCCGCGAGTTGTCGCTATCGGGCGAGAACGAGGGCGGGAGCGCGAACGGCGGTGGAGATCGGGACGAGTGA
- a CDS encoding winged helix-turn-helix domain-containing protein, which translates to MEGVLWYLLASSRGGETRARILRAIDERPRNANQLADDLGFDYTTIRHHMDVLMENNVVEKSGDEYAAVYLLTDQVRANWETAEEVLDAVESDAEGE; encoded by the coding sequence ATGGAGGGTGTACTGTGGTATCTGCTCGCGAGTTCCCGCGGTGGGGAGACGCGGGCGCGCATCCTCCGGGCGATAGACGAGCGGCCGCGGAACGCGAACCAGCTCGCGGACGATCTCGGCTTCGACTACACGACGATCCGCCACCACATGGACGTCCTCATGGAGAACAACGTCGTCGAGAAGTCGGGCGACGAGTACGCCGCCGTCTACCTGCTCACCGACCAGGTGCGGGCGAACTGGGAGACGGCCGAGGAGGTGCTCGACGCGGTCGAGAGCGACGCGGAGGGGGAATGA
- a CDS encoding COG4315 family predicted lipoprotein — MELTRRTLIGASAGVAALAGCLGGGEGDGDETTAATETTEETGSENGTDEMAAEGDDGSDGDATVQVRAHDEHGDVLVGPDGMSLYNFDQDARGTGESACYDGCAENWPPLTVDGEPTAGEDVIADLSTFEREDGSTQVAAAGWPLYYFAADEEPGDANGQGANDVWWLLRPDGSLVKPDDGDESGGGGSDDDGSDDGSDGGYGGYGGD, encoded by the coding sequence ATGGAGTTAACACGGCGCACACTCATCGGCGCGAGCGCGGGGGTCGCCGCCCTCGCCGGCTGTCTCGGCGGCGGGGAGGGGGACGGCGACGAGACGACGGCGGCGACCGAGACGACGGAGGAAACGGGGAGCGAGAACGGGACGGACGAGATGGCCGCAGAGGGGGACGACGGAAGCGACGGCGACGCGACCGTGCAGGTCCGTGCGCACGACGAGCACGGCGACGTCCTCGTCGGGCCGGACGGGATGTCGCTGTACAACTTCGATCAGGACGCGCGGGGCACGGGAGAGAGCGCCTGTTACGACGGCTGCGCGGAGAACTGGCCGCCGCTCACCGTCGACGGCGAGCCGACCGCCGGCGAGGACGTGATCGCCGACCTCTCGACGTTCGAGCGCGAGGACGGATCGACGCAGGTCGCAGCCGCCGGCTGGCCGCTGTACTACTTCGCCGCCGACGAGGAACCGGGAGACGCGAACGGGCAGGGGGCAAACGACGTCTGGTGGCTGCTCCGCCCCGACGGGAGCCTCGTCAAGCCGGACGACGGGGACGAGTCCGGGGGCGGCGGCTCGGACGACGACGGCTCCGACGACGGGTCAGATGGCGGTTACGGCGGGTACGGCGGGGACTGA